The window TACACTGAAGTAAACTGTTCAGGCCTCTTCTGTCACATCAGTTTAAATAAGTGCAACAAAGATTTACAACTTcagctgggtgaagtggctcatgcctgtaatcccagcactttggaaggctgaggtgggtgggtggcttgagcaagagtttgagaccagtactGGGCAACATAGGTGGAcctctgtctttaccaaaaatttaaaaattagccaggcattgtggtgtgaGCCTGcagttagtcccagctacttgggagtctgaggtgggaggattgcctgagcctgggaggtgaaggctgcagtgagccatgatcctgctactgcactcccatcctggacaacagagtaagacactgtctcaaaaaaaaaaaaaaaaaaaagaattatcagcTCTGTCCCTGAACGTTGGAGATTATGAGATCAGTGACATTCTAAATGTTGGAACTTACAGTCTTCCAGTCTCCTGGACCACAACATACAGttatttataatctttatttaAGTATAActcttattttgaattttgtctttGCAAAGAATCACCCTTTAGAATGCTTGTTAGGTCTTCATTGGCTCTGAAAGAAACTTCAGCAATTCTTCTTGATTTTTCTAGAACTATGGTAAAGTACACCTTCCCTGTACTCCCCTCATCACAAAGACAATTGAGGTGATTTTAGTCTCCTGGGTTTCCTCACAAAATTTAAgcatctgggccgggcgcaggggctcatgcctataatcccagcactttgggaggccaaggcaggcggatcacctgaggtcaggagttcaagaccagcctggccaacatggtgaaaccccgtctctacctaaaaataccaaaattatctgggtgtggtggcaggtgcctgtaatcccagctactcgggaggctgaggcaggagaattgctcaaacccggggaggcggaggttgcagcgaaccgagatctcgccattgcactccagcctgggcaacaagagtgaaactccatcttggaaaaaaaaaaaaaattaggcagctgGAAAAATACTCAGTTACTCTCACCTACTTGCAGAAATTCTCTAAAtcaacattttcttctctctagtCCCTTAGATCTTTCCAAGCTTTATGGCACTGAATCCCTAATTAGTATTTCACTGAAGAGCTCTTAAAGAACTGAAGAGGAACTGCTGCGTACCACTCCTGCTGATGGCTAGGTTTACATAGGCATAAGTATTATCCCTCTCCAGGCCTTTGTCATGTTTGTTACTTAGGTACTTGCTACTAACGAAAGTATAATTATCTATTTTTCAGCATAAATGCTTCTGTCCCTTGGACTAGAAACTTCCTAGACCAATGTCAAGTGAACAGTACCAAAAGTAAATGCTAAGCAAGATTTACTTGCTtacagagtaaaaagaaaaggagtaTCAGAGAAAGCCTATTACTAACAGTAATAAAAAAcagacactacaagaaaacacaaggaaaatgatattagtttttttttttaaacttcctatTATATTTACCAGTGTTACCATCTTTGAACTATTTTGACATTATGAACTTGGTTTTTGTTCTTAACAGGAAAAAGTCCCAATATTAGATATATAAAATAGCAACATAAAGCCAGAGATTGTTCAAAattgttattctttctttctgtaaataTCTTAGTTTAATACATGTATTGAATAATAATTGTGTAAAGCACTGAACAAGGAACCAAAACGTGCTTTAACACACTTTGTTAAAGTTTTGTTAACATCTTTGTTAACATTTAACAATGATGCGGAAAAAGAAATCCCAAACTTGAAGGAATCTGTAATGTAAGTGAGATGGAGATATTAATAACTTAATGAGAAGGTAGAGTTTGGTTAACACAGAGAGGAGTAAGATATTACAGGAGTTTGAGGAGAGATACTTGGTTTGGGGTAATTTCAAGCAAAgctgcaaagagagaaaaaaaatgtttttcccctACTCATTTGGATTTGGTAGCAGGCaaagatgaacaaagaaagtAGGAAGAAGAGTAAAAAATACTTCttccattttataaacatttatatagtCCATGTTAGCTATAGCATGGTTACAGGTGTGAAGTCTGGGAAAAGAAGGCTAAAATGTTGACAGATCCCTACTGTGGAGCCACCTTTGGAGACCTAACAGTTTTTGAGCTGGAAGTATCAACTGGTGTATCAAATCAAGGAGAcaataaaattggaaaatcaATTAGGCTACTGCAGTGATAGAAGAGAATTGATAAGGGTCTGAATTAGAGTGATGGTAGTGTAAAAAGAAGAGTAAGAGACTGAAACCCAGGATTTAGCAACTAAAAGAAAgcaaatggctgggtgcagtggcttatgcctgtaatcccagcactttgggaggctgagttagattgcttgagccctggagttcgagaccagtctcaGCAACAAAGCAGGACTCTGTTCTCTACAAAACtatttgagaccctgtctctctaaaaaaaccataattttaaaaagtagccaggtgcagtggcaggcacctgtagtcccagctacttgggaggctgaggcaggaggatccgctgagctcaggagttcaaggttgcagttaAGTATGAtaatgccattgcattccagtctaaGTGatagagtgaaattctgtctcaaaaaaataaaactgggtcaggcgtggtggctcgtacctgtaatcccagcactttgggaggccaaggcagtcggatcactaggagttcgagaccagcctggccaacgtagcaaaacctgtctctactaaaaatacaaaaattagcaggtgtggtggcacacatctgtaatcccggctactcaggaggctaaggcatgagactcgcttgaacccaggaggcggaaatcgtgccactgcactccagtctcaaaataaaacaaaacaaaacaaaaaaccactaaaataatagtaatttaaaaaagcaaatggatCAAGGAGGGAGATGGAAGAATTAATGGTGACAGAGAAAGGACTTACAGATAATCCTAAATCAGGTTTAAGATGAGGCTTCCCAATGtgggcactattgacattttggacagGATTatttctttgttatggctgcagtCCTGTGTATTGTAGGATGCTTAGCAACATCCCAATCTTCTACCTACAGAATGCTGGTAGCACCCCAACCCTAGTCATGACAATCAAAAAtatttccagacattgccaaatatcccctaagacaggggtccccaactcccGGGCTGCAGACCAGTACTAGTCTGTGGCCTACTATGAACCAACAGCAGGCAAGCCAGCATTATTgcctgagttctgcctcctgtcacatcagctgtgacattagattcttataggagcAGGGAATCTTATTATAAACTGTGCACATGGGGAATCTATAGGTTGCacgcttcttatgagaatctagtgACTGATGATCTGGGATGGCACAGTTTCATCCAGAAAACATCCCTACCCCCACCACTCCCACCCCAGTCAggtggaaaaattgtcttgcaTGAAatgggtccctggtgccaaaaaggctggggaccactgCCTTAAGTGGTAAAGGTGCCCCCTGGGTGGGAAGCATTAGTCTAGGTGAGTGgttatgaggcaggagaatagggtctggaggcagggaacctaagacCGATTCACCCTGACTTCCTACAACTAAGTTGATAGGAAAATTCCAACTTTCCACGCTTAAGTACCAAAAagaccagaggctactccctttgcaaacccCTTTTCTGTGGAGCAGATGGAAAATTGAAAGTTGGTTGCAAAATTGGTTGCTTTCTACAACCAGACATTTGCATGggagtgtaactttgtaacttcacttcagcctctaactggttgctttctgcaaccaatcgGACTGATTGTGGGCCACCACTTCATTTACATGGGGTGAACACCAAGTAGACAATTGGAAACTTCTAGGGGGTGTTTGCACCCCAGAAGATTCCTTCTCCAGGGCCCTTGAGCCACTGCTTGGGCCCACTATGGAGTGTActatcattttcaataaatctatgCTTTCGTTGCTTCActctttccttgctttgctgtgcattttgtcaaattctttattcaaaatgtcaagaacctggacaacGTGCAGTCAAGACCCTCTACCAGCAACAGCTATGCCATTAATTAGGGCCTACCAGAAGAGGCGCCCAGAATGGCTCTTTGTCTATAATCTCAAACTTGAAGGGGCTGAACATTTTCCTGCAAGGCATGGTAAATCTATGGAGTAGAGCAGATGTGACCTCTTCCTAATTGTTCATTTCAGCTGTAGATATATCATTCATATCTTTCTCTAGGAGTTATATGTTCCCCAAATATGGCTAGCTATATAGTCCTCAAATGTCAAGCTATTACATTAATAAGGAACAGTAGTTTCTTATAGACAACTCAGGGGAAAATCAACTTTAAATGATCATTTACCTACATTATGCCTGTATTTGATGTAGTATCTTTGGTCATCATATTATGCCTATAGTTTAATTTTGCAAACACAAATACTGTAAATTGTATAGCGTGGTTAGCagccttttaaatgttttgttgtaCTCCAACATTATGTAATAAGTTGTCCTTTGTGTTTTCCTTGTCCCATTAGTTTTACTTCTGGTTCACAATACTTATGTTCCTCAGTGACTTAGAGTTGTTAATAGACCAGTGATTCTATCTTCGATAGCTTtgcatattttttatgtttataatctTTTGATACTagtagtgttttaaaatttcaaatgttaaTTATTGTTTACTcatacaacatttttaaaaatttaggttcAGGAAATGACTTAGTCAAAAATATCTATTATACATAGTAACAGGAATTTTATAGTTATACATCACCTTATTCTATAATATGAAAGATTTAGACATTATTACCTaagttttcattcttttgtcatatttagaaaaataatattttaaatctactGATTCCATCAGGGCAGGAAGAATGAGGGGCCTCAAAAATCTGCAAGCTGCCCAGGCCACTTGAGGCTATTTTAATGGCCTAACATTAAGAGTAGTAGGGAAGATATGCAAAAGATTTACTATAAAGAAACATTTCTTACTACAAACTTCTATTTAAATTTAACATCAGCCTCATCACCTTTTGTGAATTTTACAGGAAATACAAAAAccatgtttttttaatatataactcAATACCATTCAAGCTTGAGATCAGGTGATAGTTGAACTTTCCAAGGCAAAATTAAGTGCACCAACTGCCTAGATATAGCAAAGACGTTAGTACCACAAATTtacaattatttctctctttaatcAGAGTGGTCTATTGATTTTACACACTATgtcatttttctgagacagtctcactgtcgcccaggctggagtccagtgttgCGCTCTAGGCTCACTACAGcccccacttcctgggttcaagcaattctttcatCTCATCCttcgagtagatgggattatagatgtgtgccaccacacttggctaatttttgtaattttagtagagacagggttttgccatgttggccaggatggtctcaaattcctggcctcaagtgatccgcccacctcagcctcccaaaatgctcagaTTACTGGCAtacgccaccgtgcccagcctcacacACTATGTTGTAAGCTCCaagtttttattcatctttgcaaACCCAATGAGGTTTGACTGTAATAAGCCTTCAGTGAACACTTCTTGAATTAAAGATCTTTATTTCATTCTAGAAAGTCTCCAGGGTCCCCATATTTGAAACATACGTCCACTCCTATCCCTTCACTGAGATTTATTAAAAGGTGAAGAGAAGTGTGCATTCTATAAATCTGACTAAACATAAtggtttgatttccttttctaaagATAACACTGCTCTGCAAAATTTCTCAGTTGCATATCAATAAGACAAAAGCACCTTTGTAACAAAATTcgaatgtttaatttttttcaaaacttaactatactaatgaaaataaattatatgtagaCCACCTTCAATATTTTTACATCATCTTTATACAACTATAATAGTGCTTTCAAAAGACATTTTGTGAAGGACattaatttcacatttaaaacGTGTTTCAAAAATAAGGGAACATTAAAGAACATCAAATTAGTCTGAAATATATCTCACAATGCTGAGAGGCATACTCTTCTTTATCAAATTAACTGTATGTGTATTCAAGATGGCTTTTAACTAATGACATTTCTTGTCCATTTCAGTAATTTCTTGGATCCAAAACAAAatctgtgtatttatttctttgaaaacatcaTTTGTCGACCGTCCTTTCACTGCCATGGAATGATTTGCCTTCTCAATCCAGTGGATTTTATGGGGAGCTTGCATTTTCTGTGCCACTTTCTCCAACaagttctaaagaaaaaaagaagaggataCTAGACTAATGTTCTGTTGATTATTTAATAAAAGGTCCTCTCTCCCCCGCCTATACTGACATTCATTCCCAAGTATTCACTAAATGCTTTCTCACAGACAACTTTCTAGGCAATAGAATGTGTGAGAAAATGTCTGTAAATGTGGCAGTCCACTTATCTCAGCTATAGCAATATCAGATGAAGCACTCATGCATCtactaataaaatgttaaataaattggaataaaaaaattttttcccaaaaaaatctttttcccAAGCAAATTATATGCTCTGGGGAATACAACGTTGTTTCATAATATTGGGCTAATATTTAGTAATGTGTAGACATTGCCAACCCTTTCTCAAGAATCAATTTTATAACAAACAATCTGCCTGAATattgaaatgatttaaaaaatctacagTGTAGTAATCCCCAAATCAGATGATTCATATATTAAGCCTTCATTTTCCAAATAAGGGTCATATTTACCAACTCTATTTCCAGGGAGACAAATTTTGTCAGTATACTTATATTTTTAGGTTCTCAAAAGCAACGGAGTAACCAGGACACAAAACTAGCATTAGTCAAATTGGCAACTTTTAAAAGAGACTGTTGCCAGAAGTATCTTGCTCCCAAgatatttctttcattctctttcattcACACAAACATTGAGTTATAATTCACCTTTTCACACATTTCATCTGCTGAGCCTGACACAAACAGTACAGGCTCTTTTAAACGAAAGAGGTCTTCATCTCTGAGTTTATGCTGCTGCTTTGGATGGTGCAGTGGGTAAGAAATACAAATGAGACCCCGAACaaaatcatcaccatcatctggCTCAATGTGACACATTACAGAAGCAGCTGCTCTTGAGCCCATTGAACGAcctaaaatcaattaaaattaagtTCAGTTTGAAATATAAACTTTCATATAAAGTAGCAGTGATGGTGTGGCAAATTGAATCTTTTACTGTTCATCATATCTGTTTACCAACAAATTAACTCCAAACGGCAGCAATTAACAAGTTGCAataccaggccaggtgcagtggctcacacctgtaatcgtagcactttgggaaacctaggtaggcagactgcctgaggtcaagagtttgagaccagcttgaccaacatggcaaaactcttatctctactaaaaacacaaaaattagccgggcacggtggtgcacacctatagtcccagctacttgggaggctgaggcaggagaatcacttgaatcccggaggtggaggctctgtctcaaaaaaaaaaaaaaaaaaaaaaaaaaaggaaaggctaAAAATTGATCTTAAGTCaaatgctacaaaaaaaaaaaaaaaaaaaggcaattatttTTCTGAACACTTAAAAGGACAAGGACAATCATTGTAAAGGAATCATTTGCAAGAGGACGATTCAGGGATATGAATAAAAGGAGAGAAGCTCAGcttataatacatatacatgagGTTCAAGTTTGCTCTAAGTATATAAAGTACTTTAACATTAAAAAGGTGActtaccaaaacaacaacaaaaaatcactaAATTAGCTTCCTATGATCAACTAATTTTAACTCTCCATTACTTATTCCTATATTAAAACAGGTACTTAACAAGTATTCACAAGTATTGCACTTACCTCCAAGAAAAACACCTGCAAGTTTGTATTCTCCTGATGTCTTTAGGTaattctagaaaaattaaaaaatcatcagttcttcatctataaaatattccACTGGAAAGGCAAGATATATTGTTTCTCATCATTACTGAAATGTATGAAAATCTATGCAAAGATAACCAGAAAATCTTAAGGGATTCTTCTTAAAAGAGGTAAGCAGTCCCTCCTCTTCTGGTCATGCCTTCACTATTAAACCACATGTTAGGTAATACAGgcaaatacataagaaaaaagttaatctacctttactaaaatatttaagcACTAAACTATTTTtagagaataaattattttttaaaaaggccagcAAAGGCTTGCAACTAATACCAAATTTGATCATGTTAACATCTGAAGTTCTAAAAAACTTAATAAGTTTGAAAGCATTTAGATCAGGGGTGTTCAATCTTTTGGTTTCTCTGGGCCACAGTGGAAGAACTGtgttgggccacacataaaatacactaactcTCATGATACTTgataagcttaaaaaaaaaaaaaattgtaaacaaaaatctcataatgttttaagtaaGTTTACAAacttgtgttgggccacattcaaagctgtcctgggtcaTATGTGgcccatgggttggacaagcttgatttaGTGAAACTTTAGTGTTATCCAGGATTTTAAGCAAGGTTTCTAAATAACATATACAGAAAACAGTATCGTATTTGTACATGCATAGTatggtaaataaaatattctagaatgCCAAAATGATGCGCTAAAGTTACATAATTCCAGTGAGAAAAATCATATGTAGTTTCCTTGGCAATATCATGGAGGAACATTTATGATGTAAGCATTCATCTCCACGGAAACTGACGACAGGGAAATCTGACCATTAAAAAGCTTTCAAGTACTGCTGAGTTTTATAAGAATATACTcattcaaagatttttttaattaaaccagATGACtactaataaaatttatattacatttattaaggatttcaaacaGAATTCTGTTATAAGTAAACATAAAGAAATTTTCTTACCAAAACTGATTTATATGCCTTAATTCTATGTACAATATTAAGGCCTTTACAGGTAAATCTCAGGCAGAAAAACCCATGGGATGCAAGATGGGATGCCAGTGACATCAAATGAGGAAGATTCATATCTCCTGATGCTCCATGTGTAAGAATTATTCCGTATGTTAAGCTCTTGTTAGGTACCAAACAAACGGCATCTAGTAATTTATTTccaaaaggtatttttaatttaaccTGGAATTCAAAAGAATAAAGGGATCAAAAATTACTTTCTTGCCTATGAAGACAACTGAACAGCTACATACATGTTTGCTCTGTGAGGCTCATAATTCAAGTCATAGCCTCCAAATAAAAAGTAGTGatattaataatagtatttaAGTGCTTACTGTGTCGGGTATTataagtgctttatatgtattaacttATTTCACCTTTCTAACAATCCTATGAGGCAAGCActgtcattatccccattttatagataaggcacagcagattaagtaacttgcccaaggttatataGCCGCTAGCTAGGATTTAAACTCAGGGCAGTCTGTTCTAGATTCCTCACTCTTAACCACTTATGCTATACTGCCTCCCACAGTGAAAGTTGAAAATAAGATTACTCTGAAGCCATAtaattacaaacaaacaaaaaaccaggaacCCTGAAGATGCAGAACATACGAAAATATTACCTCTGTATGACTCATTTTCACTGTTGAATAACAAACTTAAAGGGCATTTACATCTGAGAAGCAAAGGACATCTCCCTGAAAAGAAGATTCTGTTGTGAAAGGTGAGTT of the Chlorocebus sabaeus isolate Y175 chromosome 3, mChlSab1.0.hap1, whole genome shotgun sequence genome contains:
- the TEX30 gene encoding testis-expressed protein 30 isoform X1; this encodes MNLPHLMSLASHLASHGFFCLRFTCKGLNIVHRIKAYKSVLNYLKTSGEYKLAGVFLGGRSMGSRAAASVMCHIEPDDGDDFVRGLICISYPLHHPKQQHKLRDEDLFRLKEPVLFVSGSADEMCEKNLLEKVAQKMQAPHKIHWIEKANHSMAVKGRSTNDVFKEINTQILFWIQEITEMDKKCH
- the TEX30 gene encoding testis-expressed protein 30 isoform X2, which encodes MSHTEVKLKIPFGNKLLDAVCLVPNKSLTYGIILTHGASGDMNLPHLMSLASHLASHGFFCLRFTCKGLNIVHRIKAYKSVLNYLKTSGEYKLAGVFLGGRSMGSRAAASVMCHIEPDDGDDFVRGLICISYPLHHPKQQHKLRDEDLFRLKEPVLFVSGSADEMCEKNLLEKVAQKMQAPHKIHWIEKANHSMAVKGRSTNDVFKEINTQILFWIQEITEMDKKCH